The Nocardioides pantholopis genome window below encodes:
- a CDS encoding hotdog fold domain-containing protein, which yields MTQVLRLWRTASKVPVVGPRVFSILFGQRAPYFASVRPRFTVLEPNRAELVVRKRRRVHNHLGTVHAIALCNGLEAAMGALAEASVPAERRWIPKGMEVAYTAKATGDVTCIAETDPAQWTSTEPDLPVRVRGELADGTVVIEGVIRLWVTPRRS from the coding sequence ATGACTCAGGTCCTCCGGCTCTGGCGTACGGCGAGCAAGGTCCCCGTGGTGGGGCCCCGCGTCTTCTCGATCCTGTTCGGGCAGCGGGCGCCGTACTTCGCCTCGGTCCGGCCGCGGTTCACGGTGCTCGAGCCGAACCGTGCCGAGCTGGTGGTCCGCAAGCGCCGCCGGGTCCACAACCACCTCGGCACCGTGCACGCGATCGCGCTGTGCAACGGGCTCGAGGCGGCGATGGGCGCGCTCGCCGAGGCGAGCGTGCCCGCCGAGCGGCGCTGGATCCCGAAGGGGATGGAGGTCGCCTACACCGCGAAGGCGACCGGCGACGTCACCTGCATCGCCGAGACCGACCCCGCGCAGTGGACCTCCACGGAGCCGGACCTCCCGGTCCGGGTCCGCGGTGAGCTCGCGGACGGCACTGTCGTGATCGAGGGCGTGATCCGGCTCTGGGTGACGCCGCGCCGGAGCTAG
- a CDS encoding amino acid ABC transporter permease yields MAGSILFDAPGPKTIARHRLYTVLTVLVLAALVGFAVWRLEDTGQLVYDKWEVFWTPAYVEVIGEALLNTLKMAFGAILLAIVFGLVFGIGKLSEHALIRWPSWLVVEFFRAVPVLLLMIFIFYWLSIGGGPLSPLWCVIAALMLYNGAVLAEVFRAGVNAVPRGQAEAAYALGMRKSQVMLSVQLPQAVKIMLPSLISQCVVALKDTSLGFYIVAPGLTAVARPIYQQFANQVPTAIVITAIYITVNLLLTALATWVQHRLIGEKNPIDLSRVGNMDGGRAV; encoded by the coding sequence ATGGCTGGCTCCATCCTCTTCGACGCCCCCGGACCGAAGACCATCGCGCGGCACCGGCTCTACACGGTGCTCACCGTGCTGGTCCTCGCCGCCCTCGTCGGGTTCGCCGTCTGGCGGCTCGAGGACACCGGCCAGCTGGTCTACGACAAGTGGGAGGTCTTCTGGACCCCCGCCTACGTCGAGGTGATCGGTGAGGCCCTGCTGAACACCCTGAAGATGGCGTTCGGGGCGATCCTGCTCGCCATCGTCTTCGGCCTGGTCTTCGGGATCGGCAAGCTCTCCGAGCACGCGCTGATCCGCTGGCCGTCCTGGCTCGTGGTGGAGTTCTTCCGCGCGGTGCCGGTGCTGCTGCTGATGATCTTCATCTTCTACTGGCTCTCCATCGGCGGCGGACCGCTGAGCCCGCTGTGGTGCGTGATCGCCGCCCTGATGCTCTACAACGGCGCGGTCCTGGCCGAGGTGTTCCGGGCCGGGGTCAACGCGGTTCCGAGGGGCCAGGCCGAGGCGGCCTACGCCCTGGGCATGCGCAAGTCGCAGGTGATGCTGTCCGTCCAGCTCCCGCAGGCCGTGAAGATCATGCTGCCGTCGCTGATCAGCCAGTGCGTGGTCGCGCTGAAGGACACCAGCCTCGGCTTCTACATCGTCGCTCCGGGCCTGACGGCCGTGGCGCGGCCGATCTACCAGCAGTTCGCCAACCAGGTCCCGACGGCGATCGTGATCACGGCCATCTACATCACCGTGAACCTGCTGCTGACCGCCCTGGCCACCTGGGTCCAGCACCGGCTGATCGGCGAGAAGAACCCCATCGACCTGAGCCGCGTCGGCAACATGGACGGCGGCCGGGCCGTCTAG
- a CDS encoding amino acid ABC transporter permease, with protein sequence MEAVFSNFDEYLKAFGLTLGLFVVSGLASLVFGLFLASLRVGPVGIMRKAAAVYVTVFRNTPLLMIFIFMAVAMPKLGYNFKFIEDFEIAGYSVSAFFFRSCLALTLYTSAFVAEAFRSGVNAVPVGQAEAGRAIGLTFTQSMRYVVLPQALRAVVPPLTSVQVALIKNTSVAAAFGMAEAVATMRAFNNDNADQRIQIFLLFAIGYILIVEVVSLASYALERRWKVA encoded by the coding sequence ATGGAGGCGGTGTTCTCGAACTTCGACGAGTACCTCAAGGCCTTCGGCCTGACGCTGGGCCTCTTCGTCGTCTCCGGCCTGGCGTCGCTCGTCTTCGGCCTGTTCCTCGCCTCGCTGCGCGTCGGCCCGGTGGGGATCATGCGCAAGGCGGCCGCGGTCTACGTGACAGTCTTCCGCAACACGCCGCTGCTGATGATCTTCATCTTCATGGCGGTCGCGATGCCGAAGCTCGGCTACAACTTCAAGTTCATCGAGGACTTCGAGATCGCCGGCTACAGCGTCTCGGCGTTCTTCTTCCGCTCCTGTCTCGCGCTCACGCTCTACACCTCGGCGTTCGTGGCCGAGGCGTTCCGCTCCGGCGTCAACGCCGTCCCGGTCGGCCAGGCCGAGGCGGGCCGCGCGATCGGGCTCACCTTCACCCAGAGCATGCGCTACGTCGTCCTGCCGCAGGCGCTGCGCGCCGTGGTGCCCCCGCTGACCAGCGTGCAGGTCGCGCTGATCAAGAACACCTCGGTCGCGGCGGCCTTCGGCATGGCCGAGGCGGTCGCGACGATGCGTGCCTTCAACAACGACAACGCGGACCAGCGCATCCAGATCTTCCTGCTCTTCGCGATCGGCTACATCCTGATCGTCGAGGTGGTCTCGCTGGCCTCCTACGCCCTCGAGCGCCGCTGGAAGGTGGCCTGA
- a CDS encoding glutamate ABC transporter substrate-binding protein has product MRLTRFKAATAAVLLTASLAACGDAGDDSDSGREVEADENAAENFEDGTRMKELADAGKITIGVKFDQPGIGFKGAADDTPRGLDPEMGKILAASLGIDSGDIVWKETISDNREPFLQEGEVDLVIASYSITDERRQVVGQAGPYYVTGQQLLVGADSDIAGIEDIKGQEVCSVTGSTSLENVKAEGAKPRGFDTYSECVDQVLDGTVDAMTTDGAILLGYAAENPDELKVVGEPFSEERYGIGYAKDRPEMCGWINETLTKAFDEGDWEEAFDVTLGESGVDAPEQPTLDECAA; this is encoded by the coding sequence ATGCGACTCACCAGGTTCAAGGCCGCGACCGCGGCGGTGCTGCTCACCGCCAGCCTCGCGGCGTGCGGCGACGCGGGCGATGACAGCGACAGCGGCCGCGAGGTCGAGGCCGATGAGAACGCCGCCGAGAACTTCGAGGACGGCACCCGGATGAAGGAGCTCGCCGACGCCGGCAAGATCACCATCGGGGTGAAGTTCGACCAGCCCGGCATCGGCTTCAAGGGCGCCGCGGACGACACCCCGCGTGGTCTGGACCCCGAGATGGGCAAGATCCTGGCCGCCTCGCTGGGCATCGACTCCGGCGACATCGTCTGGAAGGAGACGATCTCGGACAACCGGGAGCCGTTCCTCCAGGAGGGCGAGGTCGACCTCGTGATCGCGTCGTACTCGATCACCGACGAGCGCCGCCAGGTCGTCGGCCAGGCCGGCCCCTACTACGTCACCGGCCAGCAGCTGCTGGTCGGCGCCGACAGCGACATCGCCGGCATCGAGGACATCAAGGGCCAGGAGGTCTGCTCGGTCACCGGGTCGACCTCGCTGGAGAACGTCAAGGCCGAGGGCGCCAAGCCCCGCGGCTTCGACACCTACTCCGAGTGCGTCGACCAGGTCCTCGACGGCACCGTCGACGCGATGACCACCGACGGCGCGATCCTGCTCGGGTACGCCGCGGAGAACCCCGACGAGCTCAAGGTCGTCGGCGAGCCGTTCTCGGAGGAGCGCTACGGCATCGGCTACGCCAAGGACCGGCCCGAGATGTGCGGGTGGATCAACGAGACGCTCACCAAGGCGTTCGACGAGGGCGACTGGGAGGAGGCGTTCGACGTCACCCTCGGCGAGTCGGGCGTCGACGCCCCCGAGCAGCCCACGCTCGACGAGTGCGCGGCCTGA